From the genome of Glycine max cultivar Williams 82 chromosome 2, Glycine_max_v4.0, whole genome shotgun sequence, one region includes:
- the LOC100819054 gene encoding ribonuclease 1, whose protein sequence is MKSEFLFVFLFLGILNCEAQYFNANPYDYLQLALRWPNSYCLTHEGGCREIVPQYFTISYLHPMRRGGPDLQNCPSPFNMPNSTMETNKNDLLKYWPDLRTDNFIESKSLWRDQWRKFGSCYSMMPDDYIVYALNSRKRNDLKKILTSAGIVASGNPYPTRRILQAFRKALGVNVDIVCEPDRSGNVYLAEVHQCVDAAGTTAIDCDNKARGCDDDPIFPYMGFQPDKDPK, encoded by the exons ATGAAGAGCGAGttcctttttgttttcctaTTCTTGGGAATTCTTAACTGTGAAGCACAATATTTCAATGCTAACCCATACGACTATTTACAACTAGCCTTAAGGTGGCCTAATTCCTATTGCTTGACACATGAAGGTGGTTGCAGGGAAATAGTACCACAATATTTCACTATTAGCTACCTTCATCCCATGAGAAGAGGAGGCCCGGATCTGCAAAATTGCCCCTCACCATTTAATATGCCAAATAGCACT atggagacaaacaaaaatgacCTACTCAAATACTGGCCTGATCTGAGAACTGATAATTTTATAGAGAGTAAGTCATTATGGAGGGACCAATGGAGAAAGTTTGGTTCATGCTACAGTATGATGCCAGATGACTATATTGTTTATGCACTCAACAGCAGAAAGAGAAATGACCTCAAGAAAATCTTGACAAGTGCAG GTATTGTTGCAAGTGGAAATCCATATCCAACCCGTAGGATACTGCAAGCTTTCAGGAAAGCTCTAGGTGTGAATGTTGACATAGTTTGTGAGCCAGATAGAAGTGGAAATGTTTATCTTGCAGAGGTACATCAATGTGTTGATGCTGCTGGAACAACGGCTATAGATTGCGACAATAAGGCAAGAGGATGTGATGATGACCCCATCTTTCCCTACATGGGATTCCAACCAGATAAAGATCCCAAGTAA
- the LOC100527374 gene encoding ribonuclease T2 family protein precursor produces MKSKFLFVFLFLGILNCEAQYFNANPYDYLQLALRWPNSYCLTHEGGCREIVPQYFTISYLHPMRRGGPDLRNCPSPFNMPNSTMETNKNDLLKYWPDLRTDNFIESKSLWRDQWRMFGSCYSMMPDDYIVYALNSRKRNDLKKILTNAGIVASGNPYPTRRILQAFRKALGVNVDIVCEPDRSGNVYLAEVHQCVDAAGTTSIDCDNKARGCDDDPIFPYMGFQPDKDPN; encoded by the exons atGAAGAGCAAGttcctttttgttttcctaTTCTTGGGAATTCTTAACTGTGAAGCACAATATTTCAATGCCAACCCATACGACTATTTACAACTAGCCTTAAGGTGGCCTAATTCCTATTGCTTGACACATGAAGGTGGTTGCAGGGAAATAGTACCACAATATTTCACTATTAGCTACCTTCATCCCATGAGAAGAGGAGGCCCTGATCTGCGAAATTGCCCCTCACCATTTAATATGCCAAATAGCACT ATGGAGACAAACAAGAATGACCTACTCAAATACTGGCCTGATCTGAGAACTGATAATTTTATTGAGAGCAAGTCATTATGGAGGGACCAATGGAGAATGTTTGGTTCATGCTATAGTATGATGCCAGATGACTATATTGTTTATGCACTCAACAGTAGAAAGAGAAATGACCTCAAGAAAATCTTGACAAATGCAG GTATTGTTGCAAGTGGAAATCCATATCCAACACGTAGGATACTACAAGCTTTCAGGAAAGCTTTAGGTGTGAATGTTGACATAGTTTGTGAGCCAGATAGAAGTGGAAATGTTTATCTTGCAGAGGTCCATCAATGTGTTGATGCTGCTGGAACAACATCTATAGACTGTGACAATAAGGCAAGAGGATGTGATGATGACCCCATCTTTCCCTACATGGGATTCCAACCGGATAAAGATCCCAATTAA